Proteins found in one Wenzhouxiangella sp. XN201 genomic segment:
- a CDS encoding MMPL family transporter, translating into MSESRTVPRRIADFVFSVRPLILLLFLLGTAAMVYYSMQLRVDAGFKKQLPLEHEYMQTFLDYEREFGGANRIMVALMAEDGEMFDADFFGAFEQVSNRVFFVPGVDRASVRSIFTPNVRFVEVVEDGFAGGNVIPADFSPSPEMFETVRSNIIKSGEVGRLVAEDFSGAMVWANLLEEDPSTGETLDYQDVAERLEAIRGEFENENHSVHIIGFAKIVGDVADGARGVVMYFGVAFLITAILLFLYSHSVWLTILPLVCSVTAVVWQLGLLSLLGFGIDPMNILTPFLVFAIGVSHGVQMISGWNAEKLFGGHSPIGLVQEGIPLEEVKPVSSLEASKAVFSRLLAPGAIALLSDTIGFLTILLINIQIIQELAITASIGVAVIIFTNLLLLPVLLSYIKLRNEDKKRRKQYEHSQKPSMIWDFMARFTRRGVAVSAVLVGVLVFALAWVKAQDMKIGDSEPGVPELREDARYNQDARLIADRFSLGTDVISIIAQTESGACAGSFEVMNAIDDFAWHMRNVEGVQQVIALPMVAKIVNAGWNEGNLRWQVLPRNPSTLALTTQGIETSSGLLNRDCSAMPVMVFTEDHRAETIDRVVGRAHELQDEITVEELDYEVVGEPAHGHWSEDGDHPPLVFRLATGNVGVMAATNQEVAKAQTPMLIYVYAAIVVLCLITFRTVLGTLCIVLPLVLVSYLAYSLMAFMGIGLKVNTLPVVALGVGIGVDYGIYIFSRMKGFLDAGVGLDDAYYRTLRLTGRAVFYTAVTLAVGVGTWLFSDLQFQADMGILLGFMFIFNMIGAVLLLPALARVLLAWREGRKAA; encoded by the coding sequence ATGAGTGAATCCAGAACAGTGCCCCGCCGGATTGCTGATTTCGTCTTCAGCGTTCGCCCGCTCATTCTCCTGCTGTTCCTGCTGGGTACGGCGGCGATGGTGTATTACTCGATGCAGCTTCGTGTCGACGCCGGATTCAAAAAGCAGCTGCCGCTCGAACACGAGTACATGCAGACCTTCCTCGATTACGAGCGTGAATTCGGCGGCGCCAACCGCATCATGGTCGCGCTCATGGCCGAAGACGGTGAGATGTTCGACGCCGACTTCTTCGGGGCGTTCGAACAGGTCAGTAACCGTGTGTTCTTCGTGCCGGGCGTCGACCGCGCGAGTGTCCGGTCCATCTTTACGCCCAACGTACGTTTCGTTGAGGTGGTGGAAGACGGGTTTGCTGGTGGCAACGTCATTCCGGCTGACTTCTCGCCCTCGCCGGAAATGTTCGAAACAGTCCGATCGAACATCATCAAGTCCGGTGAAGTCGGGCGCCTGGTGGCCGAGGACTTTTCAGGCGCCATGGTCTGGGCCAACCTGCTCGAGGAAGATCCTTCGACCGGCGAGACGCTCGATTACCAGGACGTCGCCGAGCGGCTTGAAGCCATTCGCGGCGAGTTCGAGAACGAGAATCACAGCGTCCACATCATCGGGTTTGCCAAGATCGTAGGTGACGTTGCCGATGGTGCCCGCGGCGTGGTCATGTATTTCGGTGTCGCCTTTCTGATCACGGCCATCCTGCTGTTCCTCTATTCCCACTCTGTCTGGCTGACGATCCTGCCGCTCGTCTGTTCGGTCACGGCCGTGGTCTGGCAGCTTGGTCTGCTCAGCCTGCTGGGCTTCGGCATCGATCCGATGAATATCCTGACGCCGTTCCTGGTCTTTGCCATCGGTGTCAGTCACGGCGTGCAGATGATCAGCGGCTGGAACGCCGAGAAGCTCTTTGGCGGGCATTCGCCCATCGGGCTGGTTCAGGAAGGCATTCCCCTTGAAGAGGTCAAGCCGGTTTCCAGCCTGGAAGCGTCAAAGGCCGTTTTCTCGCGCCTTCTCGCGCCGGGCGCTATCGCCCTGCTCAGCGATACCATTGGCTTCTTGACCATCCTGCTGATCAATATCCAGATCATCCAGGAACTGGCGATTACCGCCAGTATCGGTGTTGCGGTCATCATCTTCACCAATCTGCTGCTGCTGCCGGTCTTGCTGTCCTACATCAAGCTCAGAAACGAGGACAAGAAGCGTCGGAAGCAGTACGAACATAGCCAGAAGCCGAGCATGATCTGGGATTTCATGGCGCGCTTCACCCGTCGGGGCGTTGCCGTCTCGGCAGTGTTGGTGGGCGTGTTGGTGTTTGCGCTGGCCTGGGTCAAGGCGCAAGACATGAAGATTGGCGATTCCGAACCCGGTGTGCCCGAGTTGCGTGAAGATGCCCGCTACAACCAGGACGCCCGGCTGATCGCCGATCGCTTCTCGCTCGGCACCGACGTGATCAGCATCATCGCCCAGACCGAGTCCGGCGCCTGTGCCGGCTCATTCGAGGTCATGAACGCAATCGACGACTTTGCCTGGCATATGCGCAATGTCGAGGGTGTGCAACAGGTCATTGCGCTGCCGATGGTCGCCAAGATCGTCAATGCCGGTTGGAACGAAGGCAATCTGCGCTGGCAGGTATTGCCGCGCAATCCCTCGACCCTGGCCCTGACCACGCAGGGTATCGAGACCTCCTCCGGTCTGCTGAACCGGGATTGCAGCGCCATGCCGGTGATGGTGTTTACCGAGGACCACCGTGCCGAGACCATTGATCGAGTGGTCGGCCGGGCGCACGAACTCCAGGATGAGATCACGGTCGAGGAACTCGATTATGAGGTTGTCGGCGAGCCGGCGCATGGCCACTGGTCCGAGGATGGCGATCATCCGCCGCTGGTCTTCCGCCTGGCGACCGGTAACGTCGGTGTGATGGCTGCCACCAACCAGGAAGTGGCCAAGGCACAGACGCCGATGCTGATCTATGTCTATGCCGCCATCGTGGTGCTGTGTCTGATTACCTTCCGTACCGTGCTCGGCACCCTGTGCATCGTGCTGCCGTTGGTGCTGGTCAGCTATCTGGCCTATTCGCTGATGGCTTTCATGGGCATCGGCCTCAAGGTCAACACCCTGCCCGTGGTGGCGCTTGGCGTCGGTATCGGTGTCGACTACGGTATCTACATCTTCAGCCGGATGAAGGGTTTCCTGGATGCCGGGGTCGGCCTGGACGATGCCTACTACCGCACGCTTCGGCTGACCGGCCGGGCGGTGTTCTACACTGCCGTGACTCTGGCGGTTGGCGTGGGAACCTGGCTGTTCTCCGACCTCCAGTTCCAGGCCGATATGGGTATTCTCCTTGGCTTCATGTTCATCTTCAACATGATCGGCGCCGTGTTGCTTCTGCCGGCCCTGGCGCGCGTGTTGCTGGCCTGGCGCGAGGGCCGCAAGGCGGCCTGA
- a CDS encoding adenine nucleotide alpha hydrolase: MTEAASVVVLSSGGKDSMFMLDTLMHDPAWRVEALVTTVNETNRRVAMHGTSEALLRSQAESLGLPLTVIGLPETCDNAEYERRLAAGLEPFRQAGIDRVACGDLFLTDIRRWRERSFESMGWQSIFPIWGTPTQDLARRLVEAPWRIMITCIDTHRLPESLLGQSIDENFLKALPDGVDPCGENGEFHSFVCDGPGFAQPIDVVPGERVLVHERYLMIDLKPA; encoded by the coding sequence ATGACCGAAGCAGCATCCGTCGTCGTTCTGTCCTCCGGCGGCAAGGACAGCATGTTCATGCTCGACACGCTCATGCACGACCCGGCCTGGCGGGTCGAAGCGCTGGTGACGACCGTCAACGAGACCAATCGCCGCGTGGCCATGCACGGCACTTCCGAGGCGTTGCTGCGCAGCCAGGCCGAGTCGCTTGGCCTGCCGCTGACGGTAATCGGCTTGCCGGAGACTTGTGACAACGCCGAATATGAACGACGCCTGGCGGCGGGGCTGGAGCCATTTCGCCAGGCCGGCATCGACCGAGTTGCCTGCGGCGATCTCTTTCTGACTGATATCCGACGCTGGCGGGAGCGCAGTTTCGAAAGCATGGGCTGGCAATCCATCTTCCCGATCTGGGGCACGCCTACACAAGACCTGGCGCGGCGGCTCGTCGAGGCGCCGTGGCGGATCATGATCACCTGCATCGACACGCATCGCCTGCCCGAGTCGCTACTTGGGCAGAGCATCGATGAGAACTTCCTCAAGGCATTGCCGGACGGGGTTGATCCCTGTGGCGAGAACGGAGAGTTTCACAGTTTCGTTTGTGATGGTCCGGGATTCGCCCAGCCGATCGACGTGGTGCCGGGCGAACGCGTCCTCGTGCACGAACGCTACCTGATGATCGATCTGAAACCGGCCTGA
- a CDS encoding cobalamin-binding protein, giving the protein MSALVLLACSVQSVAEERLRVVSLAPHLTELAFAAGAGESLVGVVAYSDWPEAARELPRIGDAYRFDMETILGLDADLALAWRGGTPAGVVRQLEDLGIDVLWIETRSLAEIASALERIGSRLGSLETAREAARKYEQQLAALRQQNDEQEGISIFYQVSAHPLFTLGGRHVITQVFEACGARNVFADLDVEAAAIDREAVLARTPELIIAGINEGSNDPLAIWRDTGMVEQGHTRLEAVDPERLVRPTPRILEGIEYVCDLVRDVDAGT; this is encoded by the coding sequence ATGTCAGCATTGGTGCTGCTGGCATGTTCTGTGCAGTCGGTCGCAGAGGAACGACTACGAGTCGTCAGCCTGGCGCCGCATCTGACGGAGCTGGCGTTTGCTGCGGGTGCGGGTGAATCGCTGGTCGGAGTCGTGGCCTATAGCGACTGGCCGGAAGCGGCGCGGGAGTTGCCGCGCATCGGTGATGCCTACCGGTTTGACATGGAGACCATTCTGGGGCTGGATGCCGACCTGGCCCTGGCGTGGCGTGGCGGTACGCCGGCTGGCGTGGTGCGCCAGCTTGAAGACTTGGGTATCGACGTGTTGTGGATTGAAACGCGCAGTCTCGCCGAGATCGCATCGGCCCTCGAACGGATCGGGTCGAGATTGGGAAGCCTGGAGACCGCTCGTGAGGCGGCCAGGAAGTACGAACAGCAGTTAGCCGCGCTGCGCCAGCAGAACGACGAGCAGGAAGGCATTTCGATCTTTTACCAGGTTTCTGCACATCCGCTGTTCACCCTGGGTGGGCGGCACGTGATCACGCAAGTGTTCGAAGCATGCGGCGCCCGCAATGTTTTTGCCGACCTCGATGTCGAGGCGGCCGCCATCGACCGTGAAGCCGTGCTTGCCCGGACACCGGAACTGATCATTGCCGGCATCAATGAAGGCAGCAACGATCCGCTTGCCATCTGGCGCGATACTGGCATGGTCGAACAGGGTCATACCCGGCTGGAAGCGGTCGACCCCGAGCGCCTGGTGCGCCCCACCCCCCGCATCCTGGAAGGCATCGAGTACGTCTGCGATCTGGTCCGGGATGTGGACGCCGGAACCTAG